In the Zingiber officinale cultivar Zhangliang chromosome 5A, Zo_v1.1, whole genome shotgun sequence genome, gatttatttcgatagaaaatatacaactaaccaaacattatttttaagagtgatattcatgctcatactcattcccattccacaatataatgattctcattccgattcctattcctaggaaagaatcaAACACCCCCTCAATACAATAGGATATGCAAATTGAAGTTTCTATTTCCTGTGattgtaaaatattttaaaacttaactttaataaaataaatattaagtctacgatgttatataaaattaaatattaaattatgacttttatatatatataaatttcgaagatgaaaattataaaaatgaaGATGGTAAGTTGAATCCATGATAAATAtagcaaaaaataaaattattagaaagaaaatttaaattatacctattaaaaaattctaaaaaattcattTAATATGACACATATGTATACTTACACACTAAATACTCCTATTAAACCATacataattataataaatatgcACTTTAGactagaagagaaagaaaaaattaaaaataataataacaaaatttatttaaatataaataataatataataaagaaTGAAAGTACCTATATTTTATTGTTATGATATATTTTCAACTTAGGAAAATAACTTTTGTTAATATTAATTGTGGGTCCAATGCCCAGGTGTCTACTCACCAGGTATTTAACAGAATAGAGAAGAAAGACAAGGATAAAATTCAGAGAGTAAGATTTCAAAGAGGGAAAGTACATCTCGTCAGTTTGATTATTATAACCAGCAATCTATCTCTAGTGTGATTGACCATGATTTAGCACAGTAGGTATGTTAGAGTGCTTCAGATAATTTCAACATCCGGTTAATTAACTGGATAATCCTGTCCGACATTGGTTCTAATGGGGGAGAAAATATTTCAATGCTTCTCAAAACTAACGAAAGTCGAATTTTCTAAAACAACATTCAGATATCAATGCATGATCATCTTGGATGGATGTACCGATCAAGAATTACCAAATGTCGAAAttaacagaaaaaaaaataaatatacaaaGTTCACGATCGTTCAGTGTCACATACCTTGCGAAAACGATTACTGCATCAAAAGTAGCATCTTCGCTATAGCAAGACAAATCTTTAATGAGAATTGACAAGCTTTAGGAAGTTGCTCAGGAGAAAAAGCTGGCAATTCTCAACTACAGCAAGTTGCAATTATGCTCGGGCGCCTGGCTCACGTATCTGGATAGACGTTCTTGATAAGCTTGCTTCAAGCTCATTTAACTCATCAATATCCagctcatcatcatcatcgtcgaCATCATCATCCTCGACATCGTCATCAACTGCTGCTTTAGCATGGTCGGCAGAGGCTGAGGCGGAAGAAGTTTGTGCATCCATCTTAGGTTCACTCTGGGCCTGCAACTAAACCAAATTAATGACAACTAAAGGCCGCAACCATACAAATTAAAAGTGCATGAGGTGTTTACAAAATTGATCTGGAAGCTGAAACTCAAATATGAGGAAAGACATGTTAGGATAGTTTGTAAGCTTAGCTCACATTTAGGGACCAACTCGATTAGTGTTCTGACACTATGGAACTTTTATATAAACATCCAAACACCACGTTTTTGTCTACTTATGTTGATGAGCACAATATAAGCAATTTTCCTCAGAAATCTTTTGTGAAGGAAGAGtctaagatagaaaaaaaaaaaattagcataATCCTTTTGCATTTTTCTAAAAACAACCTTTTATGCTACATTGCCACCTAATTTTTCCCCTGAAAGATAAGTTTGGCATCATATATATAATTGAAAACACAGTTGAaccttcaaaattttcttttcttttattcatttattattttttaatatgatgAGTCACTCTTATGCAGGAAACCAAAAAACAAAGTCAAAAAACGATATTCCAAGCAACAAACCAAAATAGACAACTTGAAAAAAGTGAAAAATGAGATTACCATTTGTTCAGTAGATTCAGGTTGCTCTTCTCTATTGTACTTCTCATATgcttcatcatcatcaacaaataAACTTGAATCTGACAGAAACAACTCCCGACCACTGACACAAGGAGAAACAATCAATTAATCAATGATCCGCAAACAATGTTAATTTAAGAACAATAACAAATGAAGATAAATTACCTCATGCGATCATTCTTTGCCCTATCAGCACGCATTGCAGCAAGTCCTGCTTCTTTTTCTTCCATCTTTTTCCTTTTCCATTGCATGAACAAATCAGGAGTAAGAGGAGTTGATGTAGCAACTTTTGCTCGCTGTGAAGAAATGACCTCATGTAAGCATAAATAATGTTGCAACAAAAAATGCAACTCGTTGTACACTGAGACAAATAAGACTTTTTTCGTGGAGTTGTGGGGAAAAAAATGGAGCTAATGTAAATTGAGAGAACAAAATGTTAATCAACCAACAAGCAGAAGCAATGTTAACCTTACCTGATTTTCAATTTCCTCTTCAACTGATATCTTTTCAGTTTCTTCCTCAAGCAATGCCTTCATCTGGGACTTCAATACATAACCAGGAGGAAGTGCATGCCTATATTGGCATTCCTTGCTACCATTTGGGCAAACCCAAAACCACCCATACTGTTTCTTCTCCACTGCTTCCAAAAAGAATTTACAGACCTAGGTAAAGCAATTATTACCAAACCTTTATCAAAGTAGGAATATAAACATGCCAACAACTTTATATTCCTACTGTCTATGCTTAAGTTTGACAAAGGAAAAATTAATTCAACATTAAACAGAATCACAAAATCACTGATCCTCAAAAATAGAACAACAGCAACCATCAAAACCGAATAGTTATCAGCTGGTGCATATTCCATATCCTGTAAATGATCCATTGGAACAACATGcaaattcaaatttattcatGAAAGAGACATTTTGTGGACCATTGCAATCAGTAGATGTGCCTCTTCAAATTTATTCCAGAAACATGCATTGTGCTCCTTAGTCTTAAGCAACATTTGATGGCATCAAGATTCAAATGGTGCGAAGATGAATTGATGAAGGCACCACCGATGGATAAATTGGTGACTTCTAAAGTTTTGATTGCATCAGTCTGCAATCAtcagattgcaccaacaacacaATCTGCATTTTCAGCCTGAAATCTGGTCTCCGGTCGAGTTTTGGATCAGTGGATAAAGTTTTGATGTTGGCAGACCAATATGAAATATGAACTGAGGTTTGGTCTCACCAAATGAGTTTGGTGAATGCACCATATGTCAGATTCTTCTTCATTTAGATTTCTCCTTTATTTCTTCCTTATTTTATAATTCTCTCTCCTTTTCAATAAGggaaaaacaagaaaagaaacaaagaaaaaagTGATTAAAAATTCTTTTGCCACTTCATCTTTCTCCAAAATATAGGTGCCCCTTCATCTCCTAGAGTTGAGATCTGACTGTTGgtcaaggaaaagaaacaaatgTTGCAAGGTATCACATTTGTTCTCAGTCTACCCACTTGGAGAATGGGAAAGTTCAACCAAGAATAATTGGTACAATTGTAGCCAAAATTCAATGCCATTGGGAAGAATTTCTGATGTGGGTATATAATGTTGAGTGTCAATCTCAATCAATTATATAGCAAGATCCAATTCATAACACTCATCTTTGTATTAGCAGGATCTCTTAGCGATAGGTTATTAGTAGACAAGCACCTAAAAGTGTTACACTTTAACTGatattttgatataatttttGTGTCAGGCATTCAACAGACTCAAAACAAACAAGGTTAGCAATCTGACTAATCGCCTAAACTGGCATAGGAAAAAATAGCTTGAACATCAGAAATGAGATCAGGTGAAATGTGCAATAGGAAAAGGCTAAGAGATAATGGTAAAGAAGTTACAGGAGTAGCATTTCCAGAATGAAAATAACCATTGGATTAAAGTACATTGAGATCAGAATAAAACTCCTAAGCTTCAACAAAAGATATTGATTTACCATGTGATCTGAGTCATGAAAATCAAACCATAGGTAGGAGACTAGGTAGGCAAACAATTGATTGACTAGATCACACAAAGGAAGACAATGGTTCTGAGGCTTATTCTGCTATTTGCAATTCAAAGAAACAAGTGTATCATATAAAAAATAGATACTAAGAAATGATTAGCAAGATCGTGGTAAAGGATGTGGACCATGTGAAAGTCACTTGACTTTTGGAGCAAAAGGTGAAGCCGTCAACTTAGCGGCCCCTCCAGGGCGGCCCCACATTCTCtggaaggagataaatcacgggcatTTGCCCTAGGGCAACGACCCTCACTTGACTTTGAGACACACGACAATGTGACATAATGCAAGAGGAAACAGATCTATAACGTGTCTGCTGCCTATCCCAACTTAATGTAACAAAAAATAGATTGACTTTTCAGAATCATGCCACCAAAGATGGAATAAATATCTGATCACATCTAACTTCAAGCTAGTAAATAGTTCATAGGTACAATTCCAAATCGTGTACTAAGCTTGAATTGATCTAAGATTGGCATAAAAACGAGATCTACATGGTATCATAACAAAGCACGAAATCAAACATGCATTTTCTCCAAGCTGATTGATCCAAATCAGAAGGATCAGCGATTATGTCTCCAATGCATTCTTTGTCTACCAAATCTTGTGACTCAAATATCAAATCTAAACAACACAGAACCATGAATCAAAATCCTTCGTATTCATTCTTTTCCAGGGGTGATAGGGCAGACAAGGCATGGTCCTAAAAACAGTGACAAgtaccaaagtcaaatgttgtTATAAATATCTAGCAGGAACTTAAAGAGAAATGTACACCTAGATTTATAGATATTAACGTCTGTTGTCTACTTTCATAAATAATTGCTGCAAATCTGTTGCTTCAAATTGATCTACAAGACCAAATTCACTCAGCAGACCAGAATACAGGCTAAACTTAGTAAGCTTCAAAATACTCCCTTTGTTCAGTTATAATTGACAAGAGTCGCACTGACTGTAAAACAAGCTCAGGGAGTCGAATCAGACTACAAGACTTGATGCGAGATTAGTTGACATGCGGATTTGATTATAACACCAATGCAAATATAATTCAGAGAATGTAATGCAGATTTAAAATTGATCCAGAAGAAATGACATTGACAGATTGAATTCATAGAACTAAAGCAGAGTATGTTGATGAATCTTGTGTATCGCAATGCCTGCTAGTGCAGATCCAGTAAACAAAGGCAcacaatttaaaataattaacatgAAGAGACAACAAATTGATGAAAATTCCAAAAAGGCACAATATATTACTAATATCAATTAGCTTCTGCATGGAAAGTTTCCACAAGACGGCACAATATTGTTTATatcaaataaaaactaaaattaacaattaacatAAACAAACCAAAAAGTAAGCTCATGGATGGGAAATGTTTCAACAATTTCAGTATTGATCACAACCCTAGTCAAGAACAATGTTGTTTCAGTGTCACCTCATATCAATAAAGGACATGGGTCTGCAGATCT is a window encoding:
- the LOC121979782 gene encoding zinc finger CCCH domain-containing protein 11-like isoform X2 — protein: MPPKGQPSKADLAKKQKIVEDKTFGLKNKKKSKNVQRYVQNLQQAVQPKPDASKIAVKKKKEEEAAREKELNDLFKIAVSQPKVPVGVDPKSIVCEYYKVGQCMKGFKCKFSHDLNVQRKGEKIDLYSDKRDEETMEDWDQEMLEKVVETKNKEYNQNKPTDIVCKFFLEAVEKKQYGWFWVCPNGSKECQYRHALPPGYVLKSQMKALLEEETEKISVEEEIENQRAKVATSTPLTPDLFMQWKRKKMEEKEAGLAAMRADRAKNDRMSGRELFLSDSSLFVDDDEAYEKYNREEQPESTEQMAQSEPKMDAQTSSASASADHAKAAVDDDVEDDDVDDDDDELDIDELNELEASLSRTSIQIREPGARA
- the LOC121979782 gene encoding zinc finger CCCH domain-containing protein 11-like isoform X1, translated to MPPKGQPSKADLAKKQKIVEDKTFGLKNKKKSKNVQRYVQNLQQAVQPKPDASKIAVKKKKEEEAAREKELNDLFKIAVSQPKVPVGVDPKSIVCEYYKVGQCMKGFKCKFSHDLNVQRKGEKIDLYSDKRDEETMEDWDQEMLEKVVETKNKEYNQNKPTDIVCKFFLEAVEKKQYGWFWVCPNGSKECQYRHALPPGYVLKSQMKALLEEETEKISVEEEIENQRAKVATSTPLTPDLFMQWKRKKMEEKEAGLAAMRADRAKNDRMSGRELFLSDSSLFVDDDEAYEKYNREEQPESTEQMLQAQSEPKMDAQTSSASASADHAKAAVDDDVEDDDVDDDDDELDIDELNELEASLSRTSIQIREPGARA